In Streptomyces chartreusis, the following proteins share a genomic window:
- a CDS encoding TfuA-like protein produces MTHVHLFVGPSAHGLRTPLPQDVRVHPPARRTSVDRLVAEYADHAEHAEPGVILLADGTFHSYPSVGHRELRNALELGWRVWGLCSMGAIRAAEMRTLGMRGYGAVFQRFVDDPEFADDEVALVHGLEPPFRAVSEPLVHIRAYLTHLARTEVLPRTRLDKVLDDFRNRWYGERTLPALARSLEELGHREARGDMREFDRFRLKTHDLEAFLAERPWTAAEGETQK; encoded by the coding sequence GTGACGCACGTCCATCTCTTCGTCGGCCCTTCCGCGCACGGGCTGCGGACCCCTCTTCCGCAGGACGTCCGCGTCCACCCGCCGGCCCGCCGCACCTCCGTCGACCGGCTCGTCGCCGAGTACGCCGATCATGCCGAGCACGCCGAGCCCGGTGTGATCCTGCTGGCGGACGGCACCTTCCACAGCTATCCCTCCGTCGGCCACCGGGAACTGCGCAACGCCCTGGAACTCGGTTGGCGGGTGTGGGGCCTGTGCTCCATGGGCGCGATCCGGGCCGCCGAGATGCGCACGCTCGGCATGCGCGGCTACGGCGCGGTGTTCCAGCGGTTCGTCGACGACCCGGAGTTCGCCGACGACGAAGTGGCGCTGGTGCACGGACTGGAGCCGCCGTTCCGGGCGGTCTCGGAACCACTGGTCCACATCCGGGCCTACCTCACGCATCTGGCGCGGACCGAGGTCCTCCCCCGCACCCGACTCGACAAGGTTCTGGACGACTTCAGGAACCGCTGGTACGGCGAGCGCACCCTGCCGGCGCTGGCGCGGAGCCTGGAAGAGCTGGGTCACCGGGAGGCCCGTGGCGACATGAGGGAGTTCGACCGCTTCCGGCTCAAGACCCACGACCTCGAAGCCTTCCTGGCCGAACGGCCCTGGACCGCTGCGGAAGGAGAGACACAGAAGTGA
- a CDS encoding YcaO-like family protein, giving the protein MTSSLRECSLDDTLAKARAVAPRLGITRVTDTTWLDRVGIPVYASIRPSAQRGSLCVNAGKGLRPREAQVGAYMEAIEFAAAEFAPEKWDIRLLSPREIAAQDGALFDFVDLCPILGRKAMASDKLPCVAARDMETGIPVFVPAELVFSPFHWPDGQRLFGSSTNGLSSGNSTLEATVHGLAELLERDVHAFHLIRDTSLPVRIESVSGHVADLVGRVRGAGLDVALRTTPNAFGLPFFQAYLLEPEDTAPVAISFGAGLHVNRDIAAVRAISEAAQSRLSHIHGGRDDIIDRHDYFDRAARDAELRATAELRRKVCDPAGALTMAEIPDHSHDIGSLHAALELLRARTESAGVRQVLTVDLTPVPDVELRVVRVIAPGLESFQPALQRVGRRLAAHATRDSRTEAALS; this is encoded by the coding sequence ATGACCTCCAGCCTGCGCGAGTGCTCGCTCGACGACACGCTGGCAAAGGCACGGGCGGTGGCCCCGCGACTGGGAATCACCCGGGTCACCGACACCACCTGGCTCGACCGGGTCGGAATCCCGGTGTACGCGAGCATCCGGCCCTCGGCCCAGCGCGGCTCGCTCTGCGTGAACGCAGGGAAAGGGCTCCGGCCGCGGGAGGCTCAGGTCGGGGCCTACATGGAGGCGATCGAGTTCGCCGCGGCCGAATTCGCCCCCGAGAAATGGGACATAAGGCTTCTGTCTCCGCGGGAGATCGCCGCGCAGGACGGCGCGCTCTTCGACTTCGTCGACCTCTGCCCCATTCTGGGCCGCAAGGCGATGGCGAGCGACAAGCTGCCCTGTGTCGCGGCGCGAGACATGGAAACAGGGATTCCGGTATTCGTGCCGGCGGAGTTGGTCTTCTCGCCGTTCCACTGGCCCGACGGGCAGCGCCTGTTCGGCAGCAGCACGAACGGACTGAGCTCGGGAAACAGCACACTCGAAGCCACGGTCCACGGTCTCGCGGAACTCCTGGAGCGCGATGTCCATGCGTTCCACCTCATCCGGGACACTTCCCTGCCGGTGCGAATCGAGAGCGTTTCGGGGCATGTCGCCGATCTCGTCGGACGGGTGCGCGGTGCGGGTCTCGACGTCGCCCTGCGGACGACACCGAACGCTTTCGGACTTCCGTTCTTCCAGGCGTATCTGCTGGAGCCGGAGGACACCGCACCCGTGGCCATCTCGTTCGGCGCCGGCCTCCATGTGAACCGCGACATCGCCGCCGTACGGGCCATTTCCGAGGCCGCGCAGTCACGGCTCTCCCATATCCACGGCGGGCGCGACGACATCATCGACCGCCACGACTACTTCGACCGGGCCGCGCGGGACGCCGAGCTCCGGGCGACCGCCGAACTGCGCCGGAAGGTGTGCGACCCCGCCGGCGCGCTCACCATGGCGGAGATACCCGACCACAGCCACGACATCGGCTCGCTGCACGCCGCGCTGGAGCTGCTGCGCGCCCGTACCGAATCGGCAGGCGTACGGCAGGTGCTGACGGTGGATCTGACGCCCGTGCCGGACGTCGAGCTGCGGGTCGTACGCGTCATCGCGCCGGGCCTCGAGTCCTTCCAGCCCGCCCTGCAACGCGTCGGACGGCGGCTCGCGGCCCACGCTACGCGTGACAGCCGGACGGAGGCGGCCCTGTCGTGA
- a CDS encoding glycosyltransferase family 39 protein, producing the protein MLGKASLRLVPFVWTIALGLWGLSRQHSVWRDEAATWQVAQRSTGDIWQMLAQVDAVHGLYYLLMHAVFECFGPGTTALRLPSVLAMAVAAVCVAEIGRRLAGIRAGLAAGLALGLLPAVQFHLQEGRPYALVAAGAGISTLLLVTVLQGRGRAVHWLGYAGTVAVCGLLNWLSLLILPAHLATLVWTRARRRTWTGWAVASAPAVAAVLPLILFSRRQSEQVSWIPPLTWHMLIGPAVLLAIGGLGSLLDRPHTGRLSVAAVGLPLLAVPQLGLLGLSLVRPLFLDRYILFSMLGLALLIGTALGSATRAAGPRHPRTSAWLVPVVVAVAFVALLPQSLAKRSPDSRVDDVLAVATDVRRLKETGDAVVFVPAARRDTALVSPEAFAGLRDVALVRGPVASGTLKGEEADPARIRAAMLAQRRILLVTDVPAVARAVTAERDKAKTAVLKKHFKVVADVQVRGRRVTVYERIGPPENT; encoded by the coding sequence CTGCTCGGCAAGGCTTCCCTCCGGCTGGTCCCGTTCGTCTGGACCATCGCCCTCGGTCTGTGGGGTCTGTCCCGGCAGCACAGCGTGTGGCGTGACGAGGCCGCCACCTGGCAGGTCGCACAGCGGTCCACCGGGGACATCTGGCAGATGCTCGCGCAGGTCGACGCGGTGCACGGCCTCTACTACCTGCTGATGCACGCCGTCTTCGAGTGCTTCGGCCCCGGCACCACCGCGCTGCGCCTGCCCTCCGTCCTGGCCATGGCGGTCGCGGCGGTCTGCGTGGCCGAGATCGGCCGCCGGCTGGCGGGGATCCGGGCGGGCCTCGCGGCCGGGCTGGCGCTCGGACTGCTGCCGGCCGTGCAGTTCCATCTCCAGGAAGGACGCCCGTACGCGCTGGTCGCGGCGGGCGCCGGGATCTCGACGCTGCTGCTGGTGACCGTCCTCCAGGGACGCGGCCGTGCCGTGCACTGGCTCGGGTACGCCGGGACGGTCGCGGTGTGCGGGCTGCTGAACTGGCTGTCGCTGCTGATCCTGCCCGCGCACCTGGCGACCCTGGTGTGGACGCGGGCCCGGCGGCGGACGTGGACGGGCTGGGCGGTGGCGTCGGCGCCGGCCGTCGCCGCGGTGCTGCCGCTGATCCTGTTCAGCCGGCGCCAGTCCGAACAGGTCTCCTGGATCCCCCCGTTGACCTGGCACATGCTGATCGGCCCGGCGGTCCTGCTGGCGATCGGCGGTCTCGGGTCCCTGCTGGACCGGCCGCACACCGGGCGGCTGTCGGTCGCGGCCGTCGGGCTGCCGCTGCTGGCGGTGCCGCAACTCGGCCTGCTCGGGCTCTCCCTGGTCCGGCCGCTCTTCCTGGACCGCTACATCCTGTTCAGCATGCTGGGCCTGGCCCTGCTGATCGGCACCGCGCTGGGCTCGGCGACCCGGGCGGCCGGGCCCCGCCATCCGCGCACCTCCGCGTGGCTCGTGCCGGTCGTGGTCGCCGTCGCGTTCGTGGCGCTGCTGCCGCAGTCGCTGGCCAAGCGCTCCCCCGACAGCAGGGTGGACGACGTCCTGGCCGTCGCGACGGACGTACGGCGGCTGAAGGAGACCGGCGACGCGGTGGTCTTCGTACCGGCGGCCCGGCGCGACACCGCCCTGGTCTCCCCCGAGGCCTTCGCAGGGCTGCGGGACGTGGCGCTCGTGCGCGGCCCGGTGGCGTCGGGGACGCTGAAGGGCGAGGAGGCGGATCCCGCGCGCATCCGGGCCGCGATGCTGGCCCAGCGGCGGATCCTGCTGGTCACCGACGTGCCCGCGGTGGCACGGGCGGTGACGGCGGAGCGCGACAAGGCGAAGACCGCCGTACTGAAGAAGCATTTCAAGGTCGTCGCGGACGTACAGGTCCGGGGCCGGCGGGTGACGGTGTACGAGCGGATCGGGCCGCCGGAGAACACCTGA
- a CDS encoding MFS transporter translates to MTDLLADPQAGPTGRSRSGVRDFALLQIAALCGTVATRCVEIALAWWVLAETGNDALLGALLALAIGADVLSRGTLAWLGDRFAPRTVVLCCFVGSALVSGLLTWLAFSGVYQLWAVVLGIAMLGVSLGVREPLLMSMIRSMVQTSSVASAVRIRSTVMSFSSFAGPIAAGALIGPLGHAAVLGTACAVVAVSALMVVLLPTPADEHRTGQQPQRGLAAWASGTRDGFRSIRRVPPEWRLAMLTMVVNFALYPVFAVIVPVLVAQRYPQQTWVLSVVESAFAVGLFVGSAALVGLSDRLFGRRRTVLAGFAVLGAGFVGTGLVAMAVGFGDALVFTAASALLLALSGAGLCMITTNTGTVRLLATPSSHRNRMVATSSFLSGIVMPLGSLSSGFISRTASELWALIALGALICVCALVAARDRVLTTFLDLPDEQLDDIYLRKFPHAFGGEPHETETARR, encoded by the coding sequence GTGACGGACTTGCTCGCTGATCCACAGGCCGGCCCGACGGGCCGGTCACGGAGTGGAGTCCGGGACTTCGCGCTCCTCCAGATCGCCGCGCTGTGCGGGACCGTCGCGACCCGCTGCGTGGAGATCGCGCTGGCCTGGTGGGTGCTGGCGGAGACGGGGAACGACGCCCTGCTGGGTGCTCTGCTCGCGCTCGCCATCGGCGCGGACGTCCTGTCGCGCGGGACCCTGGCCTGGCTCGGGGACCGGTTCGCGCCCCGTACGGTCGTGCTGTGCTGCTTCGTCGGATCGGCGCTGGTCAGCGGGCTGCTGACCTGGCTGGCGTTCTCCGGCGTCTACCAGTTGTGGGCCGTCGTGCTGGGCATCGCGATGCTCGGTGTCAGTCTCGGTGTGCGCGAACCGCTCCTCATGTCGATGATCCGCTCCATGGTGCAGACGTCGTCGGTGGCCAGTGCCGTCCGCATCCGCAGCACGGTGATGTCGTTCTCCTCGTTCGCCGGGCCGATCGCGGCGGGTGCGCTGATCGGCCCGCTCGGTCATGCGGCGGTGCTCGGCACGGCATGCGCCGTCGTGGCCGTGTCCGCGCTCATGGTCGTCCTCCTGCCCACCCCGGCCGACGAGCACCGGACGGGGCAGCAGCCGCAACGGGGCCTCGCCGCCTGGGCGTCCGGGACCCGCGACGGCTTCCGTTCCATCCGCCGTGTCCCGCCGGAGTGGCGGCTGGCGATGCTGACCATGGTCGTCAACTTCGCCCTGTATCCCGTCTTCGCGGTGATCGTGCCGGTGCTGGTGGCCCAGCGCTACCCCCAGCAGACCTGGGTGCTGAGCGTCGTCGAATCGGCCTTCGCCGTGGGCCTGTTCGTGGGCAGTGCCGCCCTGGTCGGGCTCAGCGACCGGCTGTTCGGCCGCCGCCGCACGGTACTGGCCGGCTTCGCGGTCCTCGGCGCGGGCTTCGTGGGGACGGGGCTGGTGGCCATGGCGGTGGGGTTCGGCGACGCGCTCGTGTTCACCGCCGCGAGTGCGCTGCTCCTGGCGCTGTCCGGCGCCGGTCTGTGCATGATCACCACCAACACCGGGACCGTACGGCTGCTGGCGACGCCGTCCTCGCACCGCAACCGGATGGTCGCCACGTCGTCCTTCCTGTCCGGGATCGTGATGCCGCTCGGCTCGCTGAGCAGCGGCTTCATCTCCCGTACGGCCAGTGAACTGTGGGCGCTCATCGCCCTCGGCGCACTGATCTGCGTCTGCGCGCTCGTCGCGGCGCGCGACCGGGTGCTCACGACGTTCCTCGACCTGCCGGACGAGCAGCTCGACGACATCTATCTGCGGAAGTTCCCGCACGCCTTCGGTGGCGAGCCGCACGAAACGGAGACAGCCCGGCGATGA
- a CDS encoding DUF952 domain-containing protein, which translates to MPEDTHILHITERSLWEAARERGTYEMSTRGRTLKEEGFIHCSTRAQLPSVAAFLYGSYDGPDDLVVLVVDPARLEAPLRYEAPKPGGDEFPHVYGPIPVTAVVDVEEWK; encoded by the coding sequence ATGCCCGAAGACACCCACATCCTGCACATCACCGAACGCTCCCTGTGGGAGGCGGCCCGCGAGCGCGGCACGTACGAGATGTCGACCCGCGGCCGCACCCTGAAGGAAGAGGGCTTCATCCACTGCTCCACCCGCGCCCAACTCCCGTCCGTCGCCGCCTTCCTGTACGGCTCCTACGACGGCCCCGACGACCTCGTCGTGCTGGTCGTCGACCCGGCCCGACTGGAGGCACCACTGCGATACGAGGCACCGAAGCCCGGCGGCGATGAGTTCCCGCACGTGTACGGACCGATTCCGGTGACGGCGGTGGTGGACGTGGAGGAGTGGAAGTGA
- a CDS encoding methyltransferase domain-containing protein, with protein MKESTLTRVRCPKDDCAPATLSLDAWDTATLGTGEKDVVEGLVPCESCGTVYPVVAGVLILVDDLAPYLKDHLGVMVNLPEHRPTPDMERWLTARAPGTVDARHVHRSMKLEDRYVNAFLGSHYDRHAVDGATDELVATLLAASAPRDLWATATTLFDRVRPASALDVGSSVGGLSALLSQRGCRTLGIDTSFLSVLAARRALLSAPSGLASYRAYSEGDLHDERPLMIGADPRHADFVVGSGLNRTTGGPSDLTCAVNLIDLVPDPARLLDMLTAQTSADGGHVLITSPYGWSGVAKERRLGGAADESSASALRRAAGERGLKVVWEDDRVPWLWRDYSRFWRLYFVDVVLFART; from the coding sequence ATGAAGGAGTCGACTCTCACCCGCGTACGGTGTCCCAAGGACGACTGCGCTCCGGCCACCCTGTCCCTCGACGCCTGGGACACCGCGACCCTCGGTACCGGCGAGAAGGACGTCGTCGAGGGCCTCGTCCCCTGCGAGTCCTGCGGCACCGTCTACCCGGTCGTCGCCGGCGTGCTGATCCTGGTCGACGACCTCGCGCCCTATCTCAAGGACCACCTCGGGGTGATGGTGAACCTCCCCGAGCACCGGCCCACCCCCGACATGGAGCGCTGGCTGACCGCCCGCGCCCCCGGCACCGTCGACGCCCGGCACGTCCACCGCAGCATGAAGCTCGAAGACCGTTACGTGAACGCGTTCCTGGGCTCCCACTACGACCGGCACGCCGTCGACGGGGCCACCGACGAACTCGTCGCGACCCTGCTGGCCGCGAGCGCCCCTCGCGACCTCTGGGCCACCGCGACCACCCTGTTCGACCGGGTGCGGCCCGCGAGCGCGCTCGACGTCGGCAGCAGCGTGGGCGGCCTCTCCGCGCTGCTGTCGCAGCGCGGATGCCGCACGCTCGGCATCGACACGTCGTTCCTGTCGGTACTGGCCGCACGTCGCGCCCTCCTCTCCGCACCGAGCGGGCTGGCGAGCTACCGCGCCTACAGCGAGGGCGATCTGCACGACGAGCGCCCACTGATGATCGGGGCCGACCCCCGGCATGCGGACTTCGTCGTCGGATCCGGCCTGAACCGCACGACCGGCGGCCCGTCGGACCTCACCTGCGCGGTCAACCTCATCGACCTGGTGCCGGACCCGGCCCGGCTCCTCGACATGCTCACCGCCCAGACCTCGGCGGACGGCGGCCATGTGCTGATCACCTCACCCTACGGCTGGTCCGGCGTCGCCAAGGAGCGCCGGCTCGGCGGTGCCGCGGACGAGAGCTCCGCCTCCGCGCTGCGCCGGGCGGCAGGTGAGCGAGGGCTGAAGGTGGTCTGGGAGGACGACCGCGTGCCGTGGCTCTGGCGGGACTACTCCCGCTTCTGGCGGCTGTACTTCGTGGACGTCGTGCTGTTCGCACGAACCTGA
- a CDS encoding VOC family protein, with the protein MSIRWTYAFIDRPAADLGRAQEFWTAVTDTELSELRGDQGEFATLLPGGGADPCLKVQGVDSGPGGAHLDFAVDDVPGFVKSALAQGAALVADHGDWAVLRSPAGQLFCAVPWYGESVRPPVVRGSRLDQVCLDVPPSAHGTEVAFWSGLLSDWASAPGSRPEFHVLRPPAGLPIRILLQRLDEDRTASAHLDLACTDIPTTRTRHEELGATFITQGPHWTVMHDPTGTTYCLTARDPKTGGLPRAGAS; encoded by the coding sequence ATGAGCATCCGCTGGACCTACGCGTTCATCGACCGCCCCGCCGCGGACCTCGGCCGGGCCCAGGAGTTCTGGACCGCCGTGACGGACACCGAGCTGTCCGAACTCCGCGGTGATCAGGGCGAGTTCGCGACCCTGCTGCCCGGTGGCGGGGCGGACCCCTGCCTGAAGGTGCAGGGGGTCGACTCGGGTCCGGGCGGCGCGCATCTCGACTTCGCCGTGGACGACGTACCGGGTTTCGTGAAGTCGGCGCTCGCACAGGGCGCCGCTCTTGTCGCCGACCACGGGGACTGGGCCGTACTGCGGTCCCCCGCCGGGCAGTTGTTCTGCGCGGTGCCCTGGTACGGGGAGTCGGTACGGCCGCCCGTGGTGCGCGGCAGCCGGCTCGACCAGGTCTGTCTGGACGTACCGCCGTCCGCCCACGGAACCGAAGTCGCCTTCTGGAGCGGCCTGTTGTCCGACTGGGCGTCGGCACCCGGTTCCCGCCCCGAGTTCCACGTACTGCGGCCACCGGCCGGACTCCCGATCCGCATCCTGCTCCAACGCCTCGACGAGGACCGAACGGCCTCCGCCCACCTGGACCTGGCCTGCACGGACATCCCGACCACCCGCACCCGCCACGAGGAACTGGGCGCCACCTTCATCACCCAGGGCCCCCACTGGACGGTGATGCACGACCCGACGGGCACCACGTACTGCCTGACGGCCCGCGACCCGAAGACGGGCGGACTGCCCCGCGCCGGCGCGTCCTAG
- a CDS encoding aKG-HExxH-type peptide beta-hydroxylase — protein sequence MNPREFLAEIGGVPFVDAAFRPKALLTAVALVRRSADPEAHSSLAAYLDPENAKRIFDRHAVSKVEDVAWDELPTAEAASVDGASQLVVGAMPDWRPLFAMPKRYRRMATSTSSTSVLVPQTIYLGPGAFRDEETLRETLIHEHAHIWLNFIAEVYDLQVPGAPNDYVLPSGTDGKTYRGVMFAAHFAAAAAWALSRRRAAGEGGVDERLQYLTRYLEGCLVEMDRRPHGSSTGDLVKDALAQRLDELLKEPAHPAETR from the coding sequence GTGAATCCCCGGGAATTCCTCGCCGAGATCGGGGGCGTGCCGTTCGTCGACGCCGCCTTCAGGCCGAAGGCGCTGCTGACCGCCGTGGCCCTGGTACGGCGCAGCGCCGACCCCGAGGCCCACTCGTCGCTCGCGGCCTACCTCGACCCGGAGAACGCCAAGCGGATCTTCGACCGGCACGCGGTGTCCAAGGTCGAGGACGTGGCCTGGGACGAACTCCCGACGGCCGAGGCGGCGTCCGTGGACGGCGCCTCGCAGCTGGTCGTGGGGGCGATGCCGGACTGGCGGCCCCTGTTCGCGATGCCGAAGCGGTACCGGCGCATGGCGACCAGCACGAGCAGCACCTCCGTCCTCGTACCGCAGACGATCTACCTGGGCCCCGGTGCGTTCCGGGACGAGGAGACGCTGCGGGAGACCCTGATCCACGAACACGCCCATATCTGGCTGAACTTCATCGCCGAGGTCTACGACCTCCAGGTCCCCGGGGCGCCGAACGACTACGTCCTGCCGTCCGGCACCGACGGCAAGACGTACCGCGGCGTCATGTTCGCGGCGCACTTCGCGGCGGCCGCGGCCTGGGCCCTCTCTCGGCGACGGGCGGCCGGCGAGGGCGGGGTGGATGAGAGGCTCCAGTACCTCACGCGCTATCTCGAAGGCTGCCTGGTCGAGATGGACCGGCGCCCGCACGGCAGCTCGACCGGCGACCTGGTCAAGGACGCGCTGGCGCAAAGGCTCGACGAACTGCTCAAGGAGCCGGCCCACCCGGCGGAAACTCGGTGA